In the genome of Raphanus sativus cultivar WK10039 chromosome 4, ASM80110v3, whole genome shotgun sequence, one region contains:
- the LOC108848452 gene encoding uncharacterized protein LOC108848452 isoform X1, giving the protein MDIRIADGGGGGEKLETFEDAGAATVINLGKQKPFMSPSVPSSSVSSSPERVEPVNDSLNCEEEEEDEFEWVAVEREDKAPEIEEVEDAFSALQLMFNDDDKEEVSDQSEFVDWIEPPLQLCNTSLLQPYMLDRFYDAFHMFQTDPSVQRMVMSLASDRAVWDAVMNNEVVRELINNAEERSQEEEDSGISVNFIRRLLQRSAIKIMDAMEGVTKYVTDLFNGDETVVPGDEMVVLATGAAPAMEKLQMTVLLAIVVLLIVFVNRNQSNKS; this is encoded by the exons ATGGACATCAGAATCGCCgacggcggcggaggaggagagaAGCTGGAGACTTTCGAAGACGCTGGTGCTGCTACAGTGATCAATCTCGGCAAACAGAAACCATTCATGTCGCCATCAGTTCCCTCGTCCTCTGTCTCTTCATCACCGGAGAGAGTTGAGCCGGTGAATGATTCGCTGAACtgcgaggaggaggaggaggatgagttTGAGTGGGTGGCTGTTGAAAGAGAGGATAAAGCTCCGGAGATTGAGGAAGTTGAGGATGCTTTCTCTGCACTTCAACT GATGTTcaatgatgatgataaagaagAAGTTTCAGATCAGTCGGAGTTTGTAGATTGGATTGAGCCTCCATTGCAGCTCTGTAATACTAGTCTTCTGCAGCCTTATATGCTGGACAGATTCTACGACGCCTTTCATATGTTTCAGACCGATCCATCAGTTCAG AGAATGGTTATGTCATTGGCTTCAGACAGGGCTGTTTGGGATGCGGTGATGAACAATGAGGTTGTCCGGGAGCTCATTAACAACg CTGAGGAGAGgtcacaagaagaagaagactctgGTATATCAGTGAACTTCATAAGGAGGTTGCTTCAGAGAAGTGCCATCAAAATCATGGATGCAATGGAAGGAGTCACAAAGTACGTCACTGACCTCTTCAATGGAGATGAGACGGTTGTTCCTGGAGATGAGATGGTCGTGTTAGCAACAGGTGCTGCGCCAGCGATGGAGAAGCTTCAGATGACGGTTCTGCTCGCCATTGTTGTTTTGCTTATCGTCTTCGTAAATCGTAACCAGAGCAACAAGAGCTAG
- the LOC108848452 gene encoding uncharacterized protein LOC108848452 isoform X2: MDIRIADGGGGGEKLETFEDAGAATVINLGKQKPFMSPSVPSSSVSSSPERVEPVNDSLNCEEEEEDEFEWVAVEREDKAPEIEEVEDAFSALQLMFNDDDKEEVSDQSEFVDWIEPPLQLCNTSLLQPYMLDRFYDAFHMFQTDPSRMVMSLASDRAVWDAVMNNEVVRELINNAEERSQEEEDSGISVNFIRRLLQRSAIKIMDAMEGVTKYVTDLFNGDETVVPGDEMVVLATGAAPAMEKLQMTVLLAIVVLLIVFVNRNQSNKS; this comes from the exons ATGGACATCAGAATCGCCgacggcggcggaggaggagagaAGCTGGAGACTTTCGAAGACGCTGGTGCTGCTACAGTGATCAATCTCGGCAAACAGAAACCATTCATGTCGCCATCAGTTCCCTCGTCCTCTGTCTCTTCATCACCGGAGAGAGTTGAGCCGGTGAATGATTCGCTGAACtgcgaggaggaggaggaggatgagttTGAGTGGGTGGCTGTTGAAAGAGAGGATAAAGCTCCGGAGATTGAGGAAGTTGAGGATGCTTTCTCTGCACTTCAACT GATGTTcaatgatgatgataaagaagAAGTTTCAGATCAGTCGGAGTTTGTAGATTGGATTGAGCCTCCATTGCAGCTCTGTAATACTAGTCTTCTGCAGCCTTATATGCTGGACAGATTCTACGACGCCTTTCATATGTTTCAGACCGATCCATCA AGAATGGTTATGTCATTGGCTTCAGACAGGGCTGTTTGGGATGCGGTGATGAACAATGAGGTTGTCCGGGAGCTCATTAACAACg CTGAGGAGAGgtcacaagaagaagaagactctgGTATATCAGTGAACTTCATAAGGAGGTTGCTTCAGAGAAGTGCCATCAAAATCATGGATGCAATGGAAGGAGTCACAAAGTACGTCACTGACCTCTTCAATGGAGATGAGACGGTTGTTCCTGGAGATGAGATGGTCGTGTTAGCAACAGGTGCTGCGCCAGCGATGGAGAAGCTTCAGATGACGGTTCTGCTCGCCATTGTTGTTTTGCTTATCGTCTTCGTAAATCGTAACCAGAGCAACAAGAGCTAG